Within Caloramator mitchellensis, the genomic segment GTTTTTCCTATTCCGTTTAGTATACTTGTTGAAGTCTGGGAAAATATTATAAACGCTGATGCTATTGAAAGTATCTGAAGCAATTGCCATCCATCCCCCATACCTTGAAAAATCAAATTAATGATAGGCCTTGCAAGAAAATAAAGCCCAAATGAAGAAGGCAACGCAATAGAAAACGCCAATTTATACGATAAATTTATATTCCTAAACAAATTTATTTTATTTTTAAGTGCAAATGTTTCTGAAATCGCTGGAACTGTGCTTTGAGCTATCGCCATCGAAAGCGTCAGAGGGACATTAACAAGAACAAACGCCTTTCCAGTCAGTTGACCATAAAGTATAGTTGCCATTTTTTCATCAAATCCCGATGATTTTAAAAGCCCTACCACCAAAATCGAATCAATTAATGCCATAATCGTCCCTAAACCATGGGCAATTGAAACAGGAATGCCAACCTTTATAATTTCATACAAAAGCTTTGCCTTGCTCTGGCTATCTTCATTTTTATTGTAATAAATAGCATTTTTTCTATAGAAAAATAAAATGAATAAAAGTCCAAGCATTGCCCCTGAAACCGCGCCAAATGCAGCCCCAGCAGCAGCAATTTCAATCCCAAGCGGCAACAGCAAATATGCAAGTCCTACTCCAAATAGCACCCTTGCTATCTGCTCAATTATTTGACTTGCACCAGACGGAAACATATTCTGTATTCCCTGAAAATATCCTCTGTAAACTGATAACAGTGAAGTAAAGAATGGTGCAAAAGCAATTGCAAGTATTGAATAATATACACCTTTGCTCCAATTAAATACTTCGATAAAAAATTCTGCAAATATAATTAATGTAATGCTGGATGTTAGTCCAAATATGAGCATTATGTAAAATGCAATTTTAAAAATTTCTACAGCTTCTTTATTCCTTTTAAGCGCCAACCTTTCTGATATCAATTTTGAAATAGCAATGGGCAGTCCTGAAGCTAAGGCAAGCAAGAAAGAATACAAAGGATATGTTATTTGATAAATTCCTATTCCCTCTTCACCTATTAAATAAATAAGAGGAATTCTAAAGAAAAATCCTAAAAACTTTGCAATAATTCCGGTAATAGATAATATTAAAGCTCCTTTTATAAGGCTTCGTCTGGACATAAAAAATCCTCCTATTTTTTGCTTACTAAATAAATATTTAAAATAGGAGGATTATATGTATATTATGACATCATTTGTTTTCCTAAAAATGCTGCAGCCGTTTCGGCAAGCTTTCTTTCAAGTTCTCCCATTGTCACATTAGCTTCCTTTGAAACTATTACAACTGCGCCTATTGATTCTCCCTCTACGACGACTGGAACTACAACCTGGGCTGTATAATTAGCCTCACCCTCTTCATCGGAAGTAATAGCAATAGGCTTTCCTCCATCCTTTGCGTTGTATACAACTGTTTTCTTGTCTGCAAAAATCTTTTCAATGTCGTCGCTAAGCCTCTTATCCACATATTCCTTTCGGTTAACTCCTGCAACTGAAATTACACTGTCCCTATCGCAAAGAATTACAGGTCTATTAACCTGAGTATAAAGTGCATCTGCATATTCCTTAGCAAAGTCTGAAAGCTCTCCAATGGGGGAATATTTTTTAAGTATTATACCGCCTTCTCTATCGGTAAATATCTCAAGAGGGTCACCTTCTCTAATTCTAAGGGTTCTTCTGATTTCTTTAGGAATAACAACTCTTCCAAGGTCGTCTATTCTTCTTACTATACCAGTGGCTTTCATCTTATCCCTCCCTTTTATTTATTTCTATTATTTATAATTTTCTCAAATTTTCAAAAAATATACCAAAAAATACTTAAAAAAAATAGTTTCAGGAAAGCCCGAAACTATTTATGGGATAAAAGTTTTATATGACAAACTGAACAAGAAAACTGTGAACTCTTTGGTCTACTATTATAAATGCAATTCGAGCAGGCACTTGAGTTATATCTTTGTATGCTTCTTTCCATTTCTCTATAATCCTTAATGAAATCCTGCTTCACATTATCACCTCATTTATATTTATACATTATTTGATTATAATTATACATTATCAGGCAAAAAAATACAAGTAAAAAATTACTTGTATTTTTTATATATTATAATCTGTCTGTATATTTTGTTATCTTAGCTTCTTTTTCCCAATTTGTAAAGGTTTCGTTTATTTTATCTGTCTTCTTGTTTTCCAAAACTACTTCCTTAACTTGATCTTTAACTTGTTCAAATGGCTTTAACTTATATTCTTCCTTCTTGTTAACCTTAATTATATGGTATCCAAATTGTGTCTTAACAATCGGGCTTATCTTTCCTACAGGAAGAGCTATAGCATTAGTCATAAATGTTTTGTCGTAGTTGTCATCATTGTAATAAATATCCCCAAGGTTTCCACCGTTATCCTTTGAACCTGGGTCAGTGCTGTATTTTTTTGCAACATCTTCAAACTTCGCACCCTTGTTAATTTCATCCAAAACCTTCTTTGCAGTAGCTTCATCTTCAACTAAAATATGAGAAACGTTCATTTTGTTTGGCTTTTCTGTATAGTCATACATATTTTCATTGTAATATTTGATAAGTTCATCATCTGTTACAGTAACATCCTTAACTACTTCGTCATAAACCTTTTCAATAATAACTCTGTTTGACATATACTTTTTGAAATCATCAACAGTCATTTTAAATGTTTCAAGCGTTGATTTAAACTTATCTTCGCCGCCAGCCTGCTTAACCGCATCGTCATACAGTTTGTTAACTTCTGTTTCAATTGTCTTATCATCAGGCACAACCTTTAATTCGTTCGCCTTTTGAATTATAAGTTTTTCATTTATCATCTGAGTTAATATATCTTCCTTAAGGCTTTTAATCATATCTGCATTTTCAGGCTTTGAAGCAAAACCTTCGCCATACATCATTTCATATTGAACTATCTGTGATTGAAATAATTTATCAAATTCTCCCTTAGTAATCTTTTCGCCATTTACCTTGGCAACAACAGTCTTAGCTTCTCCCTCAGGAGTTTTAGAGATTAGCTCACAACCCACAACTAAATTTAACAAAAATGCAATTAAAATTAACAATGATAATTTTTTCATCTTTTCTCCCCATCCTCTCATTTTTCAGACTATTAATTATTATATACCAACTTTAGTTTTTTTGTAAACAAGCAAAATGCTCCAGAACATCCCTTAAAATGTTTAAAATTTCGCTTTGCTTATTTATTTTAACTCTTAACACCGGCTCTTTAGTGCTTCCAAAAGAAATTATATTATTAAACTTTAAATTTAATTCCCTAATAAAATCTATTTTTAATAAATCTGCATCCTTAAAATAAAGCATAACATCTTTGTCAAACTGTTTTATTGATGCAATTTTTAAAGTCTTTGCTATGCTCTTTATAAATGCAACCTCAATTAAATTATCAAGTGGTTTTGGAATATCTCCAAATCTATCTATAAGCTCATCAACAATATCAAGTTTATCCTCTTGGTTTTCAATGGATGCAATTTTTTTATATACCTCAATCTTTAATTTTTCATCTTCTATATATTCAGTTGGAATATATGCATTGATTTGAAGTTCAATCTGTGTATCTATTGTCTCTTGCTTTATGTCTCCCTTCAATTCATGGACAGCTTCCTCTAATAGCTTGCAATACATATCATATCCTACTGCAGCAAGATGACCGTGCTGCTTTGTTCCAAACAAACTTCCAGCTCCTCTAATCTCTAAGTCCCTCATGGCAATTTTAAATCCTGAACCAAATTCAGTAAACTCCTTTATTGCCTTCAATCTTTTTTCAGCAACCTCTGTTAATACCTTATCCTTTCTATATGTAAAGTAAGCATAGGCAATCCTGTTTGAACGGCCAACTCTACCTCTTAACTGATACAATTGAGAAAGCCCCATCCTATCAGCATCATAGACAATCAAAGTGTTAACATTCGGCATGTCTATGCCCGTCTCGATAATAGTAGTGCAAAGAAGCACATCTCCCTCTCCATTGGCATAGTTTAAAATAGCCTCTTCAAGCTCCTCTTCATCCATCTGTCCGTGTGCCATAATAATTTTCACCTCAGGAACAAGCCTTGAAAGTTCAATTTGCATATCCTTCATTGTCTCCACCCTATTGTATACAAAAAACACCTGTCCCCCTCTTGATATCTCTCTTACTATTGCCTCCCTAATAATCTGTTCGTTGTATTCTAATACATATGTCTGAACAGGATATCTATCCTCTGGAGGAGTTTCGATAATACTCATATCCCTTACCCCTATTAAAGACATATGGAGCGTTCTTGGTATTGGAGTTGCAGTTAAAGTTAATACATCTATATTTTTTCTAAGTGCCTTTATCTTTTCCTTATGACTTACGCCAAACCTTTGCTCCTCATCTATTATCAAAAGTCCAAGATTTTTAAACTTTATTCCCTTTTGCAAAAGCTTATGAGTTCCAATTATTATATCAACATTTCCCGATGCAAGTTCCTTTAATGTTCTTTTCTGTTCTTCCCTGCTTCTGAATCTGCTTAGCATATCAATATTAACCGGGAATCCTCTAAACCTTTGTATAAAAGTATTAAAATGCTGTTCAGCAAGAAGCGTTGTGGGAACTAATATTGCAACCTGTTTTCCATCCATTACTGCTTTAAATGCTGCCCTCATTGCGACTTCAGTTTTACCATATCCAACATCACCGCATAATAGTCTATCCATTGGCTTTGGGCT encodes:
- a CDS encoding peptidylprolyl isomerase; the encoded protein is MKKLSLLILIAFLLNLVVGCELISKTPEGEAKTVVAKVNGEKITKGEFDKLFQSQIVQYEMMYGEGFASKPENADMIKSLKEDILTQMINEKLIIQKANELKVVPDDKTIETEVNKLYDDAVKQAGGEDKFKSTLETFKMTVDDFKKYMSNRVIIEKVYDEVVKDVTVTDDELIKYYNENMYDYTEKPNKMNVSHILVEDEATAKKVLDEINKGAKFEDVAKKYSTDPGSKDNGGNLGDIYYNDDNYDKTFMTNAIALPVGKISPIVKTQFGYHIIKVNKKEEYKLKPFEQVKDQVKEVVLENKKTDKINETFTNWEKEAKITKYTDRL
- a CDS encoding putative polysaccharide biosynthesis protein produces the protein MSRRSLIKGALILSITGIIAKFLGFFFRIPLIYLIGEEGIGIYQITYPLYSFLLALASGLPIAISKLISERLALKRNKEAVEIFKIAFYIMLIFGLTSSITLIIFAEFFIEVFNWSKGVYYSILAIAFAPFFTSLLSVYRGYFQGIQNMFPSGASQIIEQIARVLFGVGLAYLLLPLGIEIAAAGAAFGAVSGAMLGLLFILFFYRKNAIYYNKNEDSQSKAKLLYEIIKVGIPVSIAHGLGTIMALIDSILVVGLLKSSGFDEKMATILYGQLTGKAFVLVNVPLTLSMAIAQSTVPAISETFALKNKINLFRNINLSYKLAFSIALPSSFGLYFLARPIINLIFQGMGDGWQLLQILSIASAFIIFSQTSTSILNGIGKTTIPLIALMIGAIVKVVSLYILVPGKLNISGAAYSTLISYAVISIIDLTFVIKYTKVKFDLVEVVIKPLVCSLGMIYSVMATYLYAANNLGSNFATILSITIGILVYGFMLILTGTFKISDLRKIV
- the spoVT gene encoding stage V sporulation protein T produces the protein MKATGIVRRIDDLGRVVIPKEIRRTLRIREGDPLEIFTDREGGIILKKYSPIGELSDFAKEYADALYTQVNRPVILCDRDSVISVAGVNRKEYVDKRLSDDIEKIFADKKTVVYNAKDGGKPIAITSDEEGEANYTAQVVVPVVVEGESIGAVVIVSKEANVTMGELERKLAETAAAFLGKQMMS